In Acidisarcina polymorpha, one DNA window encodes the following:
- a CDS encoding retropepsin-like aspartic protease: MKHAFSNARLELLAFFALTSIALPLLDAEARCPGGIASVNPRFVQGALIIIPVRINHKGPFDFMVDTGSQVTVADPSLASELDLKPQGAVGLVSVANYAKASIAVLETLEAGSLTVDKPFVLVKELEQIRAADTRIRGVLGENFLAHFDLLIDYRHKVVCLDATQTLAGFVHGEHIPLVAPQHPESELPYVERLVISARLSGAGPREILLQVDSGSDGPILFPYPKGLELKRLERAALQTSGANQAFAALAPQDMRIGAYILSNISFVTPVRFGQSLPVPEEDGLLPTVLFQSVFISHANRYVTFDPR, translated from the coding sequence ATGAAACACGCGTTCTCCAACGCCCGTCTTGAGCTACTAGCCTTTTTCGCCCTGACTTCGATTGCCCTTCCGTTGCTCGACGCCGAAGCGCGTTGCCCGGGGGGCATCGCTAGTGTAAACCCACGATTCGTTCAAGGCGCCCTCATCATTATTCCGGTGAGGATCAACCACAAAGGACCATTTGATTTCATGGTAGACACAGGAAGCCAGGTTACGGTGGCCGATCCGTCGCTGGCTTCAGAACTCGACCTCAAGCCTCAAGGCGCGGTCGGCCTGGTTTCTGTTGCCAACTATGCGAAGGCGTCCATCGCTGTTCTAGAAACCTTGGAGGCTGGCTCCCTTACCGTCGATAAGCCCTTTGTTCTCGTTAAGGAACTTGAGCAGATTCGAGCGGCCGACACCCGCATTCGCGGGGTCCTGGGTGAGAATTTTTTGGCGCATTTCGATCTGCTCATCGACTATAGACACAAAGTGGTTTGTCTGGACGCGACACAGACGCTGGCGGGGTTTGTGCATGGCGAGCACATTCCGCTCGTTGCCCCCCAGCACCCTGAGAGTGAATTGCCCTATGTGGAGCGCCTGGTGATCTCTGCCCGTCTCTCGGGCGCAGGACCCCGGGAAATCTTGTTACAGGTGGATTCCGGGAGCGACGGGCCAATTCTTTTTCCGTATCCAAAGGGGCTGGAACTCAAGAGGCTGGAGAGGGCCGCGCTACAGACGAGCGGAGCAAATCAAGCTTTCGCCGCCTTGGCCCCGCAGGACATGCGGATTGGCGCTTATATCTTGAGCAATATCTCATTTGTGACTCCGGTACGCTTTGGCCAGAGCCTCCCGGTGCCAGAAGAAGACGGCTTGTTGCCAACCGTACTCTTCCAAAGTGTGTTCATCAGTCACGCGAATCGCTATGTGACTTTCGATCCGCGATGA
- a CDS encoding lectin-like domain-containing protein produces the protein MTAIAVDSSGDAYITGGTISLNFPVTANAFQKANNSIGTSMSFVSKINPKGTSFVYSTYLGGTNFGQGNGIAVDTTGEATVTGFTYDENIFPLTPDAFQSQNQTTSYSAGANAFLTRLNRDGSALIYSTFLGGHFEADGLAVAVDSAGDAYLTGSTLGGAFPVSVGAFQPKYSGNSNHDYYNAFVSKFYFGTLPASLATTTTLSTSTNTVQEGVPFTLTAHVALADGTAVTRGSVNFVFNGNDYGTVVLDSAGDAIDTRTVDLPGKYTVSGDYVGVSDELPKYGPSTSPSVTLTVLSQVAPPVFTPAGGIDYNRVEEVSLSSATLGASIYYTINGGTPTSSSILFNSYNPITIVGTMKIQAIAVYNGTSSAVASATYTSPTYPTTPIINFSQGFPLTAGVMTTNGSASLSYGRLGLAMSNGYDEAASSFYATQVNVQSFTTDFNFEVTGAADGFTFTIQNAGPNALGGDGAGLGFVTIQKSLAIKFDIYNNVGEGADSTGLYIWGRTPTVPAINLSGTGIDLGNNQIYVAHLTYDGAILNLTITNLHTRASFSHFWEINIPSTVGGATAYVGFTGSTGGDASDISLNSWTYESGLPAAPNFATGFEDGNGVYLNGTAVPSRSTVRLTSGLKNQAGSLFFPNALNIRSFTSKFGFQITNPSADGLTFTIQGVGPTALGGTGGGLGYNTIPKSVALKFDLFNNAGEGVNSTGTYTGGTTPTLPSVDLTGTGIDLHSGDPMTVDLSYNGIVLTMTITDQITKAHYTHPFTVDIPAAVGGTTAFVGFTGATGGETSKQSILTWTFTPGS, from the coding sequence GTGACCGCTATCGCTGTGGACAGTTCCGGCGACGCATATATCACCGGCGGCACAATCTCCCTCAACTTCCCGGTCACGGCCAACGCCTTTCAAAAGGCCAATAATTCGATCGGTACAAGCATGAGCTTTGTCTCCAAAATCAATCCGAAGGGAACGAGTTTCGTCTACTCGACCTACTTAGGCGGGACAAACTTCGGCCAAGGTAATGGCATCGCGGTCGACACGACCGGAGAAGCTACTGTGACCGGCTTTACCTACGATGAAAACATCTTCCCGCTGACACCGGATGCCTTTCAATCTCAGAACCAAACCACCTCCTATTCGGCAGGCGCGAATGCTTTTCTAACCCGACTCAATCGTGACGGATCGGCGTTGATCTATTCTACCTTTCTTGGCGGCCATTTTGAGGCCGATGGATTGGCTGTGGCTGTCGACTCAGCAGGTGACGCCTATCTGACGGGCAGCACACTTGGCGGTGCCTTCCCGGTGTCGGTCGGCGCTTTTCAGCCGAAGTACTCTGGCAATTCGAATCACGACTATTACAACGCGTTCGTCAGCAAATTTTACTTTGGGACGCTCCCTGCCTCGCTGGCTACCACAACGACGCTGTCCACCAGCACGAACACCGTGCAGGAAGGCGTTCCGTTCACTTTAACTGCCCATGTCGCTCTTGCCGATGGAACTGCGGTAACCCGGGGCTCCGTCAACTTCGTCTTTAATGGAAACGATTATGGCACGGTGGTTCTAGACAGCGCCGGCGATGCGATCGACACGAGAACTGTCGATTTGCCGGGAAAGTACACAGTTTCCGGCGATTATGTCGGCGTCAGCGACGAATTGCCTAAGTACGGACCCAGCACAAGCCCGTCCGTGACTCTCACTGTTTTGAGCCAGGTAGCGCCACCGGTGTTCACTCCGGCAGGCGGCATCGACTATAACCGAGTCGAAGAAGTCTCGCTGAGCTCCGCGACCCTTGGCGCATCGATCTACTACACCATCAATGGTGGCACGCCCACTTCTTCCTCCATACTCTTTAATTCCTATAATCCGATCACCATCGTCGGAACCATGAAGATCCAGGCGATCGCGGTCTATAACGGAACCTCCAGCGCAGTGGCGTCTGCTACTTACACCTCTCCAACTTACCCCACTACGCCCATCATCAACTTCAGCCAGGGCTTCCCGCTTACTGCTGGGGTAATGACGACGAATGGCAGCGCCTCGTTGTCCTACGGCCGACTGGGTCTGGCAATGTCTAATGGCTATGACGAGGCGGCAAGCTCCTTCTATGCCACTCAGGTCAACGTGCAATCGTTCACCACCGACTTCAACTTTGAAGTAACAGGCGCCGCGGACGGTTTCACATTCACCATCCAAAATGCGGGACCAAACGCTCTTGGTGGCGATGGCGCGGGGCTGGGTTTTGTGACCATCCAGAAGAGCCTCGCCATAAAATTCGACATTTACAACAATGTGGGCGAGGGGGCGGACTCGACCGGACTCTACATCTGGGGACGCACGCCGACCGTCCCAGCCATCAATCTCTCAGGAACTGGAATTGATCTGGGAAACAACCAAATCTACGTCGCTCACCTGACCTATGACGGCGCAATCTTGAACCTGACCATCACCAACCTCCATACACGGGCTTCGTTTTCCCACTTCTGGGAGATCAACATACCATCGACAGTCGGGGGGGCGACTGCCTACGTCGGCTTTACCGGCAGCACCGGAGGGGATGCCTCAGACATCAGCCTTAACAGCTGGACTTACGAGTCCGGCTTGCCGGCGGCTCCCAATTTCGCCACCGGCTTTGAAGACGGCAACGGTGTGTATCTCAACGGAACCGCTGTTCCCTCTAGATCGACGGTTCGACTGACTAGCGGCCTCAAGAACCAGGCAGGCAGCCTCTTTTTTCCAAATGCGCTCAACATTCGATCTTTCACCTCGAAATTTGGCTTCCAAATCACCAATCCATCGGCTGACGGTTTGACTTTCACCATCCAGGGAGTAGGACCAACGGCGCTTGGCGGCACTGGAGGCGGGCTGGGCTACAACACAATCCCGAAGAGCGTGGCGCTCAAGTTCGACCTTTTCAACAATGCGGGAGAAGGCGTCAACTCAACTGGTACTTATACCGGAGGGACTACGCCAACCCTTCCTTCCGTCGACCTCACGGGCACCGGAATCGACCTGCACAGCGGTGATCCGATGACCGTCGATCTCAGCTACAACGGCATCGTGCTCACCATGACCATCACCGATCAGATCACCAAGGCACACTATACGCATCCGTTCACCGTCGACATACCGGCAGCAGTCGGTGGCACAACTGCCTTTGTCGGGTTCACCGGAGCGACCGGTGGTGAGACGTCCAAGCAGAGCATCCTTACCTGGACATTTACCCCGGGGAGTTAA